The sequence TGTGCAAGTCTTGCTAAAGCTCATGGTCTGCTCACTATCGTGGATAACACCTTTGCCACGCCTTATTACCAAAACCCTCTTCTTTTGGGAGCGGACATTGTAGTGCATAGCGGCACAAAATATTTAGGCGGGCATAGCGATGTAGTCGCTGGGCTTGTAACCACTAATAATGAAGCACTAGCCCAAGAGATCGCCTTTTTCCAAAACGCTATTGGGGGGGTGCTAGGTCCTCAAGATAGTTGGCTGTTGCAAAGAGGGATTAAAACGCTAGGATTGCGCATGGAAGCCCATCAAAAAAACGCCCTTTGTGTGGCTGAGTTTTTAGAAAAACACCCTAAAGTAGAGAGGGTTTATTATCCAGGCCTGCCCACTCACCTTAATCACGATCTAGCCAAAGCTCAGATGCGTGGTTTTAGCGGAATGCTTTCTTTCACCCTCAAAAACGACAACGAAGCAACTCCTTTTGTAGAGAATCTTAAATTATTTATTTTAGGCGAGAGTTTGGGTGGGGTGGAAAGTTTGGTAGGCATTCCAGTGCTCATGACCCATGCGTGTATCCCTAAAGTGCAACGAGAAGCTGCAGGGATTAGAGATGGTTTGGTGCGCTTGTCTGTGGGGATTGAGCATGAAAAGGATTTGTTAGAAGATTTAGAGCAAGCGTTCGCTAAACTAGGCTAAAGTTTCATCACAATTTATGGGTAAAGGAATCAAAAATGAAAACGCCAAACACAAAAATGAATGTAGAAAGTTTTAATTTGGATCACACCAAAGTCAAAGCCCCCTATGTGCGCATAGCCGATCGCAAGAAAGGCATCAATGGGGATTTGATTGTCAAATACGATGTGCGCTTCAAGCAACCCAATCAAGAGCATATGGACATGCCAAGCTTGCATTCTTTAGAGCATTTAGTTGCTGAGATTATCCGTAACCATGCCAATTATGTTGTGGATTGGTCGCCTATGGGTTGTCAAACGGGATTTTATCTCACGGTGTTAAACCATGACAATTACACAGAGATTTTAGAGGTTTTAGAAAAGACGATGCAAGATGTACTTAAGGCTACAGAAGTGCCTGCCAGCAATGAAAAGCAATGCGGTTGGGCGGCTAACCACACTTTAGAGGGCGCCAAGAATTTAGCACACGCCTTTTTATCCAAACGAGATGAGTGGTCTGAAATAGGGATTTAAGGGGTGATTAGGGGGAGAGTTATGGCAAAATACCTCCTGTCCGATCATAAGCTTCACTATTAAAATAAATTTAGATTTAAATAAAATTTTTGTTATTTATTTTTTAAGCCTAACTTAAAAAAGAGTGTTTTATAATCCTAACTCGTTGGTTTTCTATTTTCAGTGGTTTCAAACCATTGGGTTTTAATTTAATTTTGCACCTCTCATTTTTCGGGGGGGGGGCATTTAGAAGCTAAACCCTAAAACTGGGGTTTGACTTAAAAATGATATTATAGGAGATAAATGATGTTTGCTTCAATATTTTCTTCATTGGGGGTGCGTATTGTGCTGGTCGTGTTAGTTGCACTTTTGGGTTTAGGAGGGTTGTCCATTAGTTTGGTAAAGGTTATGCAAAAAGATGTGCTAGAGCAGATCATGGGGCATTTAGAAACCGAGCAATACAGAAAGCGTGAAAAAACGCTCGCTTACATGACCAAAATTCTTGAACAAGGCATTCATGAGTATTACAAAAATTTTGATAATGCTACCGCAAGAAAAATGGCACTGGATTATTTTAAACGCATTAATGATGATAAAGGCATGATTTATATAGTGGTGGTGGATAAAAATGGGGTGGTATTGTTTGATCCTGTCAATCCCAAAACCATAGGCCAATCAGGGATTAGCTTGCAAAGCGTTGATGGGGTGTATTATGTTAAGGGCTATTTGGAGGCGGCTAAAAAAGGGGGAGGCTACACTTATTATAAAATGCCCAAGTACGGTGGGGGCGTGCCGGAGAAAAAATTCGCTTACTCACATTATGATGAAGTGTCTCAAATGGTGATCGCAGCGACTTCTTACTACACTGATATTGACGCCGAGAATAGGGCGATTAAAGAAGACATAGAGAAGGCTTTCAATGAAAGCACCGCAAAATTATTCCTTTGGATATTGATAGCAACAATAGCGTTAGCGGTTTTAACGCTGATATATGCGAAATTAAAGATCGTGAAACGCATTGATGATCTAGTCCTTAAGATCAACGCTTTTAGCCATGGGGATAAGGATTTGAGAGCCAAAATTGATGTGGATGATCGCAACGATGAAATCTCGCAAGTGGGGCATGGAGTCAATTTGTTTGTAGAAAAAGCCCGTTTGATTATAGAAGAGACTAAGGGGATTTCCACTCTCAATAAGACTTCAATGGACAAATTAGTCCAAATCACAAAAGAAACCCAAGAGAGCATGAAAAATTCCTCAACCACCTTAAATTCTGTGAAAGATAAAGCCACTGATGTGGCTAGCGTGATGAGCGCTTCTATAGAGCAGTCTCAAGGGTTAAGGAAGCGTTTGATTGAAACGCAAGGGCTTGTGAAAGAGAGCAAGGATGCGATCGGAGATTTGTTTTATCAAATCATAGAGGCCGCACACACTGAAGAAGAGCTGTCTAATAAAGTGGAACAATTGAGCCGCAACGCTGATGATGTCAAATCCATTTTGGATATTATCAATGATATTGCTGATCAAACGAATTTATTAGCCCTAAACGCTGCTATTGAAGCCGCAAGAGCCGGTGAGCATGGCAGAGGCTTTGCGGTGGTGGCTGATGAAGTTAGGAATTTAGCCGGACGCACTCAAAAGTCTTTAGCGGAAATCAACTCTACTATCATGGTGATTGTCCAAGAAATTAATGATGTGAGCTCGCAAATGAATCTCAATTCGCAAAAAATGGAGCGTTTGAGCGATATGAGTAAAAGCGTGCAAGAAACTTATGAAAAAATGAGTGCTAATTTAAGTTCAGTCGTTTTAGACAGCAATCAAAGCATGGACGATTACGCCAAATCCGGACGCCAAATTGAAGCGATGGTAAGTGATTTTATAAAGGTTGAAAAAGTGGCTTCTAAAACTTTAGCTGACTATTCAGATATTTTAAAGATCGCTACGCATGTGAGTGAAACAACCAAGAATTTAGACAAACAAGTGAATCTGTTTAAAACTTAGTTGGGGGGAGTTTATTATAAAAGGGTTTAATTGCTAAAAGTTTCAGTGATCACGGCGTGTTTTAATAGTGAAAAAACCATTGAAGACACCATTCTTTCCGTACTTAATCAAACCTATAAAAATATTGAATACATCATTATAGACGGATCTAGCACGGATAGCACTTTAGAAATCATTCAAAAATATAAAGACGAAATCGCTTGCGTAGTGAGTGAAAAAGATAAAGGCATTTATGACGCCATGAATAAGGGCATAAGGCGTGCAAGTGGGGATATTATCGCTTTATTGAATAGCGATGATTTTTACAAAGATGAGTTTGTTTTAGAAAAAGTGGTGCACGAGTTTGAAAACAAATGCTGCAATAGCGTGTATGCAGATCTGGTTTTTGTCAAGCCTAATTGTTTAGAAAAAGTGGTGCGCTATTATGAAAGTGGGGAGTTTCACCCTAAAACTTTACTTTATGGCGTCGTGCCAGCACACCCCACGCTCTTTGTCAAAAAAGAGATCTATGAACGCTATGGGCTATACAAAACCGATTATAAGATTTCAGCGGATTTTGAGATGATTATCCGCTTGTTTGTGGTGCAAAAAATAAGCTTTTCTTACTTGAAAGAAGTGTTAGTAATCATGCGCACCGGTGGGGCTAGCACGAAAGGGTTTAAAAGCCTTTTATTAAGGAATAAAGAAAACATAAGAGCGTGCAAAGAAAACGGCATTCAAGCGAATGTTTTTTCCATGCTTTTAAAATACCCTAGAAAAGTTATGGGCTTGTTTAAAAGGAAACGACTAAAGAGAGGTTAGCGTTAAATCGTGGTTTGAATTTTTCTTGATGGTTGTTATAAATGTAAGAGACGCTTCTTACTAAAGGCATTTCAATCCCTAATTGCAAGGACAAATAGCCGATAAAATCCACGATAAAACCAAAGCGAAAGGGGGCTTGAAAAAAGGTTTTTTTGGTTCTTGGAATGATTGTTGTGATAGCACCTGGTCTAATCGTATCCACTAATAACACCCCTTGCTCTAAAGCGATACCCAAATAACTCCTAAAACGATAAGGTTTTTTATCTGCAAAAATAAAAGAAAAATCTAACCCACCCCCATAATTTTGCACCATTAAAATTTGAGGTTGAGAGAGGGAAACAGAATGAAAATAGTTATAGGCACTAAAGACTCTAAAACCGATCTTAGGGTGGTTTCTTAAAAAATGCTCTAAGCCGGTAGCGGTGTTAAACCCTATGCTATTAGCTACAAGAGTCAAGCTTTGATTAGAGGTTGAAAAAGTGGCTTGCGAATAGTTGTATCCAAAAATGAAAAAGAATTTAAGGCTTTTTTCCAAAGCGCTTTTTAAGATTTGCTGGTTTTTGTCTAAAACTGGCTCGTTAGTGGTTGGTTTTTTGGGTTTTTTAGGTTCGTCTTTATTTTTAAAGTTTTCCAAGAATTGAGACCAAGTGATTTCGTTAGCTTCTAAAAAGAGTGGGTTCAACGATAAAAAGAGGCAAACGATAAACAGAATTTTCAAACACAGCCTTAAATTTTTACGGCTATTGTGCCTAATGATCTTAAATTGACTTTAAATTGCAAGAGTTTTGACCGCTTTATTTTAGGGTAAAACTTTTTAGGGGATATGGGGTATTTTACCCCATAAAATCATTTTAAGTTGGTGGGCGTTTGGAATTATCTTTTTAACTCTTTTTCTAACTTGGCTATGGCGTTCCAAGTGGGGATCACGCTATCAGGGTTTAAAGAAATGGAAGTGATGCCCTCTTTGACTAAAAACTCTGCCACTTCAAGGTAATCGCTTGGGGCTTGCCCGCAAATCCCGCAATATTTGTTGTGCCTTTTACAAGCTTCAATCGCTTTTTTAAACATTATTAGCATCGCTTCATTCCTTTCATCAAAGACATGGCTGACTAATTCGCTGTCTCTATCCACGCCTAGGGTGAGTTGGGTTAAATCGTTTGAGCCAATAGAAAAGCCATCAAACAAGCTTAAGAAATCATCAGCCAAAATAACATTGACCGGTAATTCACACATGATATAAATTTCAAGCCCATTTTTACCGGATTCTAAATTGTTTTTTCTTAAGATTTCTAAGACTTTTTTACCCTCTTCAATGGTGCGCAAAAAAGGGATCATCACTTTCATGTTGGTTAAGCCCATTTCTTCTCTCACTAACGCTAAAGCTTCACACTCCCACGAAAACGCTTCGTTATAGCTTTCTGAATAATACCGACTAGCCCCCCTATAGCCAAGCATGGGGTTTTCTTCATTGGGTTCATAGCTAGAGCCGCCAAGCATTCGCATGTATTCATTGGATTTGAAATCGCTAGTCCTTACAATGACAGGTTTAGGATAAAACGCTGCACTTATCATGCCAATGCCTTCAGCGATTTTTTTCACAAAAAAATCTTTAGGGTTAGTATAGCCTGCCATAAGGTTTTCAATTTCATTTTTTTCTTTCACGCTTTTTTTGTGGTGCAGATCCACTAAAGCTAAAGGGTGGGCTTTGATTTGATTTAGAATAATCATTTCCATTCTAGCCAACCCCACGCCGTGATTAGGGAGTTGAGAAAATCCAAAGGCCTTTTCAGGGTTTCCAATATTAATATAAATCTTTGTTTGGGTTTCTTGCATGTTGGAAAGCTCCACCCTTTCAATCTCATGCTCATAAATGCCCGCATACACATAACCTTCTTCACCCTCAGCGCAAGAAACCGTGATTTCCATGCCGGTATAAAGGCTATCAGTCGCTCCGCTCACGCCAACAATCGCTGGCACGCCAATTTCTCTAGCCACAATAGCGGCATGGCAAGTGCGCCCCCCACGATTGGTGATAACCGCGCTTGCTTTTTTCATGCAAGGCTCCCAATCTGGGTCGGTATTATCCGTAACTAAAATTTCGCCCTCTTTAAAAGAATTCATGTGTTCCAAGTCATTGATGATGCGCACTTTTCCTGAGCCAATTTTACTGCCAATCGCTCTGCCTTGTAAGATAATCTCTTTTTTTTCGTTAGGGTTTTTGAATTTGAATTTTTCAAAGACTTGACTTTCTTCTTTACTTTTTTGGCTTTGAACGGTTTCTGGGCGTGCTTGAACGATAAAGATTTCCCCACTATCGCCATCTTTAGCCCATTCTATATCCATGGGGCGGTATTGTTTGGCTTCTTTAGAGTAATGTTTTTCAATTTCAATGGCGTATTTGGCTAAAATCAGCACATCTTCATCGCTCAATGAAAAGGATTGCCATTCTTTTTTGGTGGTTTTAATGTTTCTAGTGGGGTGTTCGCTACCTCTTGGGGCATAGACCATTTTTTGCGTTTTATTGCCGAGCTGTCGTTTGATAATAGGGCGTTTGTTTTGCTCTAAAGTGGGCTTAAACACATAAAATTCATCAGGGTTTATCGTGCCACCCACCACATTTTCGCCTAACCCCCAAGCTGAAGTGATAAACACCGCATCTTTAAAGCCGGTTTCAGTGTCAATAGAAAACATCACTCCCGCGCTGCCTTTATCCGCTCGCACCATTTTTTGCACCCCCACACTCAGCGCGACTTTTAAATGATTAAACCCACGACTCGCCCTATAACTAATCGCTCTATCCGTAAAAAGCGACGCCAAACAAGACTTGATATAATGGATCAACTCTGTTTTACCCTTAATGTTTAAATAAGTGTCTTGCTGCCCAGCAAAAGAAGCGTCCGGTAAATCTTCGGCGGTAGCGGAACTTCTTACAGCTACATCGGCTTCTTTCATGTTGTATTGTTGGCTTAAAATTTCATAAGCTTGAAAAATCTCATCCCTTAAATCGCTTGGAAAAGGCGTGCCAAAAATAAGCTCTCTGATTTGTTTGGATCGGATTTTTAGCACATCAATTTCAGTGGCATCAACATTTTCTAAAAGCTCTATGATTTTTTGCTTAGCCCCACCTTGCTCTAAAAGATACCAATACGCTTCGCTCGTGATCGCAAAACCATCAGGCACTTTAATGCCAATAGGCACTAATTCTTGAAACATCTCGCCAATGCTAGCGTTCTTGCCCCCAACTAGATTCACATCTTTATTGTTCAACTCTTTGAAAAACTTGATATATCGCACAAAACTCCCTTAAAATTACCATTAAGTCTCTTAAAATAAAAACCTGATAATGATAGCATGATAGAGCTTTAGTTTTAGCTAGTTTGTGTGTTAAGCTTTTTAAACGGGGTGAGCGTTTTATTGGTTTATGATTTTATTGTATAATGAGCGGTATTTTTGAATAGAAAGGGGCGATTTTGTATAGGCAGTGGTTACAGTGGTTATTCAATGCACTTTGTGTAGTGTTTTTGCAAGCATGCTTGCAGCCTATGAGCGACCCTAAAGCTGAGAAAGTGGATGCACAAGTGCAATGCGGGTTTGGCTCAAAAGATTGCTAAAAGCATCAAAAAAGTATTAAGAAAGGAAACATAAGTTTTAAAGAATGAGTGCGGAATTGATTGCCGTTTATAAAGACGAGCAAATAATAGATTTGGAGAGCGCGAAAGTTTTAGGACTAAGCGATGGGGTTAAGGCGTTAAAAGGGAGCGAGCCGATATATTTTGATGATTCGCCTTTGGCTTTAGAAGTGATCAGGCATTCATGTGCACACTTGCTTGCACAAAGCTTGAAAGCCCTTTATCCGGACGCGAAATTTTTTGTAGGCCCTGTGGTGGAAGAAGGCTTTTATTATGATTTCAAAACCGCTTCAAAAATCAGCGAAGAAGATTTGCCTAAAATTGAAGCGAAAATGAAAGAGTTTGCAAAATCAAAGCTCGCTATCACTAAAGAAGTTTTAACCAAAGAGCAAGCCTTGGAGCGTTTTAAGGGCGATGAATTAAAGCATGCGGTCATGAGTAAAATCAGTGGCGATGCATTTGGCGTGTATCAACAAGGCGGGTTTGAAGATTTGTGTAAGGGACCGCACCTCCCAAACACTCGCTTTTTAAACCATTTCAAGCTCACTAAATTAGCTGGGGCTTATTTGGGTGGCGATGAAAAAAATGAAATGCTTATTAGGATTTATGGCATCGCTTTTGCCACTAAAGAGGGCTTAAAAGACTATCTTTTTCAAATAGAAGAAGCAAAAAAACGAGATCACAGAAAGCTAGGCGTGGAGCTAGGGCTTTTTAGCTTTGATGATGAAATAGGGGCGGGCTTGCCTTTGTGGTTGCCTAAAGGGGCAAGGCTTAGGAAACGCATAGAGGATTTATTGAGTAAGGCGTTACTTTTAAGAGGCTATGAGCCGGTCAAAGGCCCTGAGATCTTAAAAAGCGATGTGTGGAAAATCAGCGGGCATTATGACAATTACAAAGAAAACATGTATTTCACCACGATTGATGAGCAAGAATACGGCATAAAGCCTATGAATTGCGTGGGGCATATTAAAGTCTATCAAAGTGCTTTACACAGTTATAGAGACTTGCCTTTAAGGTTTTATGAATACGGCGTGGTGCATCGGCATGAAAAAAGCGGCGTGTTGCATGGGCTTTTAAGGGTTAGGGAATTTACCCAAGATGATGCACATATTTTTTGCTCTTTTGAACAGATTCAAAGCGAAGTGAGCGCGATTTTAGATTTTACGCATAAGATCATGAAAGCGTTTGATTTTAGCTATGAAATGGAGCTTTCCACAAGGCCAGCTAAATCCATAGGCGATGATAAAGTCTGGGAAAAGGCCACCAACGCTTTAAAAGAAGCCTTGAAAGAGCATCACATTAATTATAAGATTGATGAAGGGGGAGGGGCTTTTTATGGGCCTAAGATTGATATTAAAATCACCGACGCTTTGAAGCGCAAATGGCAGTGCGGCACGATCCAAGTGGATATGAATTTGCCTGAACGCTTCAAACTCGCTTTTACGAATGAGCATAATAACGCTGAACAGCCTGTGATGATCCACAGAGCGATTTTAGGCTCGTTTGAAAGGTTTATTGCGATTTTAAGCGAACATTTTTGGGGGAATTTCCCTTTCTTTGTCGCACCCACTCAAATCGTTCTCATTCCTATTAATGAAGAGCATCATGTTTTTGCTTTGAAATTAAAAGAAGAACTAAAAAAGCGCGATATTTTTGTAGAAGTGCTGGATAAAAATGACAGCTTGAATAAAAAAGTGCGTTTAGCCGAAAAACAAAAAATCCCTATGATTCTAGTTTTAGGGAATGAGGAAATGGAGACAGAAATCTTATCCATTAGAGACAGAGAAAAACAAGCTCAATATAAAATGCCCTTAAAGGAGTTTTTAAACATGGTTGAATCTAAAATGCAAGAGGTTAGTTTTTGAGTAGAAACGAAGTGTTGTTAAA comes from Helicobacter acinonychis and encodes:
- a CDS encoding cystathionine gamma-synthase, with protein sequence MHMQTKLIHGGISEDATTGAVSVPIYQTSTYRQDAIGRPKGYEYSRSGNPTRFALEELIADLEGGVKGFAFASGLAGIHAVFSLFQSGDHVLLGDDVYGGTFRLFDKVLSKNGLSCTIIDTSDIPQIKKAIKPNTKALYLESPSNPLLKITDLKQCASLAKAHGLLTIVDNTFATPYYQNPLLLGADIVVHSGTKYLGGHSDVVAGLVTTNNEALAQEIAFFQNAIGGVLGPQDSWLLQRGIKTLGLRMEAHQKNALCVAEFLEKHPKVERVYYPGLPTHLNHDLAKAQMRGFSGMLSFTLKNDNEATPFVENLKLFILGESLGGVESLVGIPVLMTHACIPKVQREAAGIRDGLVRLSVGIEHEKDLLEDLEQAFAKLG
- a CDS encoding S-ribosylhomocysteine lyase; its protein translation is MKTPNTKMNVESFNLDHTKVKAPYVRIADRKKGINGDLIVKYDVRFKQPNQEHMDMPSLHSLEHLVAEIIRNHANYVVDWSPMGCQTGFYLTVLNHDNYTEILEVLEKTMQDVLKATEVPASNEKQCGWAANHTLEGAKNLAHAFLSKRDEWSEIGI
- a CDS encoding methyl-accepting chemotaxis protein produces the protein MMFASIFSSLGVRIVLVVLVALLGLGGLSISLVKVMQKDVLEQIMGHLETEQYRKREKTLAYMTKILEQGIHEYYKNFDNATARKMALDYFKRINDDKGMIYIVVVDKNGVVLFDPVNPKTIGQSGISLQSVDGVYYVKGYLEAAKKGGGYTYYKMPKYGGGVPEKKFAYSHYDEVSQMVIAATSYYTDIDAENRAIKEDIEKAFNESTAKLFLWILIATIALAVLTLIYAKLKIVKRIDDLVLKINAFSHGDKDLRAKIDVDDRNDEISQVGHGVNLFVEKARLIIEETKGISTLNKTSMDKLVQITKETQESMKNSSTTLNSVKDKATDVASVMSASIEQSQGLRKRLIETQGLVKESKDAIGDLFYQIIEAAHTEEELSNKVEQLSRNADDVKSILDIINDIADQTNLLALNAAIEAARAGEHGRGFAVVADEVRNLAGRTQKSLAEINSTIMVIVQEINDVSSQMNLNSQKMERLSDMSKSVQETYEKMSANLSSVVLDSNQSMDDYAKSGRQIEAMVSDFIKVEKVASKTLADYSDILKIATHVSETTKNLDKQVNLFKT
- a CDS encoding glycosyltransferase family 2 protein, whose product is MLKVSVITACFNSEKTIEDTILSVLNQTYKNIEYIIIDGSSTDSTLEIIQKYKDEIACVVSEKDKGIYDAMNKGIRRASGDIIALLNSDDFYKDEFVLEKVVHEFENKCCNSVYADLVFVKPNCLEKVVRYYESGEFHPKTLLYGVVPAHPTLFVKKEIYERYGLYKTDYKISADFEMIIRLFVVQKISFSYLKEVLVIMRTGGASTKGFKSLLLRNKENIRACKENGIQANVFSMLLKYPRKVMGLFKRKRLKRG
- a CDS encoding outer membrane beta-barrel protein; this translates as MKILFIVCLFLSLNPLFLEANEITWSQFLENFKNKDEPKKPKKPTTNEPVLDKNQQILKSALEKSLKFFFIFGYNYSQATFSTSNQSLTLVANSIGFNTATGLEHFLRNHPKIGFRVFSAYNYFHSVSLSQPQILMVQNYGGGLDFSFIFADKKPYRFRSYLGIALEQGVLLVDTIRPGAITTIIPRTKKTFFQAPFRFGFIVDFIGYLSLQLGIEMPLVRSVSYIYNNHQEKFKPRFNANLSLVVSF
- the ppsA gene encoding pyruvate, water dikinase yields the protein MRYIKFFKELNNKDVNLVGGKNASIGEMFQELVPIGIKVPDGFAITSEAYWYLLEQGGAKQKIIELLENVDATEIDVLKIRSKQIRELIFGTPFPSDLRDEIFQAYEILSQQYNMKEADVAVRSSATAEDLPDASFAGQQDTYLNIKGKTELIHYIKSCLASLFTDRAISYRASRGFNHLKVALSVGVQKMVRADKGSAGVMFSIDTETGFKDAVFITSAWGLGENVVGGTINPDEFYVFKPTLEQNKRPIIKRQLGNKTQKMVYAPRGSEHPTRNIKTTKKEWQSFSLSDEDVLILAKYAIEIEKHYSKEAKQYRPMDIEWAKDGDSGEIFIVQARPETVQSQKSKEESQVFEKFKFKNPNEKKEIILQGRAIGSKIGSGKVRIINDLEHMNSFKEGEILVTDNTDPDWEPCMKKASAVITNRGGRTCHAAIVAREIGVPAIVGVSGATDSLYTGMEITVSCAEGEEGYVYAGIYEHEIERVELSNMQETQTKIYINIGNPEKAFGFSQLPNHGVGLARMEMIILNQIKAHPLALVDLHHKKSVKEKNEIENLMAGYTNPKDFFVKKIAEGIGMISAAFYPKPVIVRTSDFKSNEYMRMLGGSSYEPNEENPMLGYRGASRYYSESYNEAFSWECEALALVREEMGLTNMKVMIPFLRTIEEGKKVLEILRKNNLESGKNGLEIYIMCELPVNVILADDFLSLFDGFSIGSNDLTQLTLGVDRDSELVSHVFDERNEAMLIMFKKAIEACKRHNKYCGICGQAPSDYLEVAEFLVKEGITSISLNPDSVIPTWNAIAKLEKELKR
- the thrS gene encoding threonine--tRNA ligase, encoding MSAELIAVYKDEQIIDLESAKVLGLSDGVKALKGSEPIYFDDSPLALEVIRHSCAHLLAQSLKALYPDAKFFVGPVVEEGFYYDFKTASKISEEDLPKIEAKMKEFAKSKLAITKEVLTKEQALERFKGDELKHAVMSKISGDAFGVYQQGGFEDLCKGPHLPNTRFLNHFKLTKLAGAYLGGDEKNEMLIRIYGIAFATKEGLKDYLFQIEEAKKRDHRKLGVELGLFSFDDEIGAGLPLWLPKGARLRKRIEDLLSKALLLRGYEPVKGPEILKSDVWKISGHYDNYKENMYFTTIDEQEYGIKPMNCVGHIKVYQSALHSYRDLPLRFYEYGVVHRHEKSGVLHGLLRVREFTQDDAHIFCSFEQIQSEVSAILDFTHKIMKAFDFSYEMELSTRPAKSIGDDKVWEKATNALKEALKEHHINYKIDEGGGAFYGPKIDIKITDALKRKWQCGTIQVDMNLPERFKLAFTNEHNNAEQPVMIHRAILGSFERFIAILSEHFWGNFPFFVAPTQIVLIPINEEHHVFALKLKEELKKRDIFVEVLDKNDSLNKKVRLAEKQKIPMILVLGNEEMETEILSIRDREKQAQYKMPLKEFLNMVESKMQEVSF